In Erigeron canadensis isolate Cc75 chromosome 1, C_canadensis_v1, whole genome shotgun sequence, a single window of DNA contains:
- the LOC122592062 gene encoding uncharacterized protein LOC122592062 — protein MLMRDYFVENPKFGPVWFRERFRMSQRLFLKIVTDIEQRFVYFQQRLDRSGRKSLAAIQKCTSAVEQLGTGNPPDNFDDYLCMAARTSHESLDHFCSAVIKLYRDEYLRRPTSHDVARLYEAHEWRHKIPGMLGSLDWSLNDINVLNQSTLYMRERNSTAPNSSFTVNDRRYKRGYYLTDGIYHRWETHVKAMPYPTETNDKKFKKVQESARKDVERAFGVLKGKWRILSRPMRAMTVDKITNIVRACIILHNMIIKDDGRAISPVRIADRGVQVVYNHDAVDEIEDEEVHHHLRYDLTEHVGRLNLSHLDDPAAQPTPISDLFI, from the exons ATGCTTATGCGTGACTACTTTGTTGAAAACCCAAAGTTTGGCCCGGTTTGGTTTCGTGAAAGATTTCGAATGAGTCAaaggttgtttttgaagattgttaCTGATATTGAGCAACGGTTCGTTTACTTTCAACAGCGTCTAGATCGGTCGGGGAGAAAGAGTTTAGCTGccatacaaaaatgcacatcCGCGGTGGAACAACTCGGAACGGGCAACCCTCCAGATAACTTTGATGACTACTTGTGCATGGCAGCAAGAACTTCTCATGAAAGTCTTGATCATTTTTGCAGCGCGGTCATCAAGTTATATCGTGACGAGTACTTACGTAGGCCGACTAGTCATGATGTTGCCCGGTTGTACGAAGCGCATGAATGGAGACACAAGATTCCGGGAATGTTAGGAAGTCTTGATT GGTCGCTCAACGATATCAATGTCTTGAATCAATCGACTTTGTATATGAGGGAGCGAAATTCGACGGCTCCTAACTCGTCTTTTACCGTAAACGACCGTCGTTACAAACGGGGATACTATCTTACCGATGGAATCTATCATAGGTGGGAGACTCATGTCAAGGCAATGCCATATCCGACTGAAACAAATGACAAGAAGTTCAAGAAAGTTCAAGAATCGGCAAGAAAGGATGTAGAGCGAGCGTTTGGtgttttgaaaggaaaatggAGGATTTTGAGTCGGCCAATGCGAGCGATGACGGTCGACAAGATTACTAACATTGTGCGCGCGTGTATTATATTGCACAACATGATTATAAAGGATGATGGAAGGGCAATATCACCAGTTCGTATTGCGGATAGGGGAGTTCAAGTGGTTTATAACCACGATGCAGTGGATGAgatagaagatgaagaagttcatcatcatcttcgATATGATCTTACGGAACACGTTGGGAGACTAAATTTATCCCATCTCGACGACCCAGCGGCTCAACCAACGCCGATTtccgatttatttatttag
- the LOC122585819 gene encoding protein NSP-INTERACTING KINASE 2: protein MENHVFICLALLFTSWASYTTSLLSPKGVNFEVQALMNIKNELEDPHSVLNWDADAVDPCSWTMVTCSLDKLVIGLGSPSQNLSGHFSPSIGNLTNLQTVLLQNNRILGPLPFELGRLPKLQTLDLSNNLFTGEIPSSLANIKSLQYLRLNNNSLTGPIPQPLANMTQLTLLDLSYNNLSGPVPKFLAKTFNIMGNPTICATGIEQDCNGTTPMPMSLPLTTQQKSQPSVAPKTNKMALAFGTSLGCFCLLFFGFGFIFWWRRRYNQQVFFDINEQYREEVCMGNLRRFQFRELQTATKNFTSKNILGKGGFGIVYKGILPDGTIVAVKRLRDGNAVGGEIQFQTEVEMISLAVHRNLLRLYGFCMTSSERLLVYPYMSNGSVASRLKAKPALDWSTRKRIALGAARGLLYLHEQCDPKIIHRDVKAANILLDDYCEAVVGDFGLAKLLDHHDSHVTTAVRGTVGHIAPEYLSTGQSSEKTDVFGFGILLLELITGQRALEFGKSANQKGAMLDWVKKLHHESKLDMLVDKDLKTEYDRIELEEMVQVALLCTQNQPNQRPKMSEVARMLEGDGLAEKWEASQQAETNRGRANEFSSSERYSDLTDDSSLLAQAMELSGPR from the exons ATGGAAAATCATGTTTTCATATGTTTGGCTTTGTTGTTTACTTCATGGGCTTCTTATACAACTTCTTTGCTTTCTCCTAAAGGTGTCAACTTTGAAG TGCAAGCTTTGATGAACATAAAGAATGAGTTAGAGGATCCACATAGTGTGTTAAATTGGGATGCAGATGCTGTTGATCCATGTAGTTGGACTATGGTCACTTGTTCTCTTGATAAACTTGTCATTGGCTT GGGAAGTCCAAGCCAAAATCTTTCGGGTCATTTTTCCCCGAGTATCGGTAACTTGACAAACCTTCAGACAGT GTTGTTACAAAATAACAGAATCTTAGGGCCACTTCCATTTGAGCTTGGAAGGTTACCTAAGCTTCAAACACTTGATCTTTCTAACAACTTGTTTACTGGTGAAATCCCATCTTCTCTAGCCAATATCAAGTCCCTTCAGTACTT GCGCCTAAATAACAACAGTCTCACTGGACCAATTCCTCAACCTTTGGCTAACATGACACAGCTTACATTATT GGACTTGTCCTATAACAATTTAAGTGGCCCTGTTCCAAAGTTTCTTGCAAAAACATTCAA TATTATGGGAAATCCAACAATATGTGCCACTGGGATAGAGCAAGATTGCAATGGAACAACGCCCATGCCAATGTCACTCCCCCTCACTACTCAACAAA AGTCGCAGCCATCTGTCGCGCCAAAAACCAACAAAATGGCTCTAGCATTCGGAACAAGCCTTGGGTGCTTCTGCTTGCTGttttttgggtttgggtttatcTTTTGGTGGAGGAGACGATACAACCAGCAAGTTTTCTTCGATATTAATG AACAATATCGAGAGGAAGTATGTATGGGGAACTTGAGGAGATTCCAGTTTCGTGAACTTCAAACAGCGACAAAAAACTTCACGAGCAAGAACATACTTGGAAAGGGAGGTTTCGGGATTGTGTACAAAGGGATACTCCCAGATGGAACGATTGTAGCCGTTAAGAGGCTTAGAGATGGTAATGCAGTAGGTGGTGAGATCCAGTTCCAGACAGAAGTTGAGATGATCAGCCTAGCAGTTCACAGAAATCTCCTCAGACTCTATGGTTTCTGTATGACATCATCTGAAAGACTCTTGGTATACCCCTACATGTCCAATGGGAGTGTCGCTTCTCGTCTCAAAG CCAAACCAGCTCTAGATTGGAGCACAAGGAAGAGAATTGCATTGGGAGCTGCTAGAGGGTTATTATATTTGCACGAGCAATGTGACCCGAAAATAATCCATAGAGATGTGAAGGCTGCAAACATATTACTAGATGATTACTGTGAAGCTGTGGTTGGTGATTTTGGGTTGGCTAAGTTATTAGACCATCATGATTCACACGTTACAACAGCTGTTCGTGGAACTGTGGGCCATATAGCTCCTGAATATCTTTCAACAGGCCAATCCTCGGAGAAAACAGATGTTTTTGGTTTTGGGATTCTTCTACTGGAATTGATAACAGGCCAGAGGGCTTTAGAATTTGGCAAATCTGCAAACCAGAAAGGTGCAATGCTCGATTGGGTTAAGAAACTTCATCATGAAAGTAAACTCGATATGTTGGTAGATAAGGATTTGAAAACAGAATATGATAGAATAGAGCTTGAGGAGATGGTTCAAGTAGCGTTGCTGTGCACACAAAATCAACCAAACCAAAGGCCCAAGATGTCTGAAGTGGCACGTATGCTGGAAGGGGACGGGCTAGCTGAGAAATGGGAAGCATCTCAACAGGCCGAGACAAACCGAGGACGGGCCAATGAGTTCTCATCTTCTGAGCGATATTCAGATCTTACAGATGATTCATCATTGCTTGCACAGGCAATGGAGCTATCAGGACCCCGGTGA
- the LOC122585820 gene encoding F-box/FBD/LRR-repeat protein At1g13570 — protein MHTELPPREDYISDLPQSIIEIILTKVPLRDVVRTSILSTKWRYKWATLTQLEFDDKCVSGTHDRTIAETNLVNFITRFLFLHDGPINRFSLSTAYLQSSPDVDQWLLFLSRKNVIELVLELGEGEWFRAPSSLFWCKKLVRLELVRCELDPPLSFEGFLNLKYLNLQQVLIAPDAIENLIYSCPLLESLTLSYFDSLELTIRAPNLKYLILEGEFKDICLENTPMLVALSVAMYMTDDIAEHFGQSSSCNFDKFLGGVPSLQRLIGHIYFTKYMSIGNTLGKTQMTYTQLKVIELYQVSFEDMKEIMVVLRLILNAPNLEELQISGSSNSSSATEAPDLHFWEKECPCDCTFERLKIVKMTDMSGVPHEMAFIELLLGNSPVLEIMSITPSVYVTEGRLNLLIELLRFKRASAEAEIIFVQDQV, from the exons ATGCATACGGAACTTCCCCCCAGGGAAGACTATATAAGTGACCTCCCTCAAAGTATTATCGAAATTATACTCACAAAGGTACCTTTAAGAGATGTTGTAAGGACGAGTATATTATCTACCAAGTGGAGGTACAAATGGGCTACCCTTACACAACTTGAGTTTGATGATAAATGTGTATCGGGTACTCATGATAGGACAATTGCAGAGACCAATCTTGTAAATTTTATCACTCGGTTCCTTTTTCTTCATGATGGTCCTATTAATAGATTTTCTCTATCTACTGCTTATTTGCAAAGCTCCCCTGATGTCGATCAATGGCTactatttttatcaagaaaaaatgTCATAGAATTGGTTCTTGAGTTGGGTGAAGGTGAGTGGTTTAGAGCACCTTCGAGTcttttttggtgtaaaaaatTGGTTCGCTTGGAGCTTGTGAGATGTGAATTAGACCCTCCTTTATCTTTTGAaggatttttaaatttgaaatatcTTAATCTTCAGCAAGTTCTTATAGCTCCTGATGCTATTGAAAATCTTATCTATAGTTGCCCGCTTCTTGAAAGTTTGACTTTGTCATACTTTGATAGTTTAGAACTTACTATTCGTGCCCCAAATCTTAAGTATTTAATTTTAGAAGGTGAATTCAAAGATATATGTCTCGAGAATACTCCTATGTTAGTTGCTCTATCGGTTGCTATGTATATGACCGATGATATTGCTGAACATTTCGGGCAAAGTTCAAGTTGCAATTTTGATAAGTTTCTTGGTGGTGTGCCATCCCTTCAGAGGCTTATTGGCCATATTTACTTTACCAAG TATATGAGTATAGGTAACACCCTAGGGAAGACGCAGATGACGTATACGCAGCTAAAGGTGATTGAGCTATACCAAGTTAGCTTTGAGGACATGAAAGAAATAATGGTGGTTCTTCGTTTGATCTTGAATGCCCCAAATCTTGAAGAACTTCAAATATCT GGTTCGTCCAATTCATCATCTGCAACTGAAGCTCCAGATTTGCATTTCTGGGAAAAGGAATGCCCATGTGACTGCACATTTGAACGGCTTAAGATAGTTAAGATGACGGATATGTCAGGAGTTCCACACGAAATGGCATTCATAGAGTTGTTGCTTGGAAATTCACCAGTTCTTGAGATAATGAGCATCACCCCAAGTGTGTACGTGACCGAGGGAAGATTAAACCTGCTGATCGAGTTACTGAGGTTTAAACGAGCATCAGCAGAAGCTGAGATAATATTTGTTCAAGATCAGGTGTAA